CCTAACAGCGATGAAGTTACTCGTGATTTTGTTGGACATTTTACACTATATAGATAATGCCCCAAGCCTATCTAAAACAAGACCTTAAGATGAAAAAAACTATACTATACCTACTACTAACATTTGCAGCATATAGTCATGCACAAGAATTAAACTTACCTGTATTTACCCAATATCTTGCAGATAATGAATTTGTTATTTCTCCTACTTTTGCAGGAATAGGTGATAACATGAGAATTAGAGCCAATGGATTGACCCAATGGGTTGGTATTAAAGGTGCACCTGATAATCAAGCATTATATGCTGATTTTAGAATCTCTAATCGCTCAGGAATTGGCGTAAGTGCATACAATGATAAAAATGGAAATACGCGTCAAAAAGGCGTCAAATTCTCGTTTGCACATCATTTGACTTTAGACTACACATCAAAACAGTATTTATCATTTGGTATTTCTTATAACATCAATAGTTTTAGGATTGATATCGAAAATTTTCAACCAACACCAGATATTCCTATTGTAGACCCAAGTATTATCGATGACAGAGCACAATCCAATAATAACTTTGATGTCGGTTTATTGTACCGAAATAAGAATTTCTACTTTAGTTTTAACGCAAATAATTTATTAGAAAAAGATGTAAATCCGTTTTTGGGTGTTGAGCCTAATAGTTTATTAAACTTTCAAGCATATACAGGTTTAATTATGGGAAGTAAAAACAATAATCGCGTTGAGTATGAACCATCTGTATTTTACCAGCGTTTTAATAGTGATGGACGTTCTAGTACTGATATCAATTTTAAATACCGAAAATTCACCAATCGCGAAGGTGATTATTACTGGCTCGGTGGCTCATACCGTTTTTTAAATGATCAAATCGGTAAACCATTGAATATTGGTCCAATGGCAGGTATTATGATGAATAACTTTTACTTTGCGTATTCTTATCAAATCACAGTAAATGATTTAGCAGCATACAACTCGGGAACACACGCCATAACTATTGGTATAGATTTCTTACAAAATGCTAGTAATTGTGCTTGTACAACTGGTGCACGTAAGTATTGGAAGTATAGGTAATACTTATCTATTTTAGTTCATCAACCAACCAAAGCGGTTTATCATTAAAAGCCTTCCAATCTTTCTTTAAAGTTTTATAAAGCTTATCGATTTCAGTAAAATCTTCAATAATACTATTCTCACCTTTTTTAAGTTCTAAAATATAATCCATCAATTCATAGCACGCTGTAAATTGTCCACAAGCAATCAGTGTTTCCATTCGGTTTTTGGCGATGTCTGTTTTGTCCCACCATAATGTTGTTGGCGTTTCGGAAGCTGTCAAACAAACACTTTCGAGACTTTTACTTGCTTTTGGTATTTTTGAGTTGGTAGTATTTTTACTATAAGGTGTTTCTTGACCATTTAATTTATAAACAGTTGTTGTAATTCGTCTGTTATTTAACGAAGACTTAGAGTAAAACAAATCATAATTTAAACGGCGCATTTGTTTTAAAAACACATCATTAATCATAGTCATTGCAGAGGTTAATCGGTCGGTTAGCATGCGTTGTACTAAACTAATATCTAACTTTTGGAAGGTTAGTATATCATCCAATAGAGGTTCTGGTACGTTCTTTTTAAATAATCGTTTTATACGTCCTAAAACAGAAGTTTTAATTACGGATGCTACCAATCCAAAAACGGTTAATAATAACCCGACTCCAAAAATAGCACCACCAATAATGTTAAGACTGGTATATGACTTAGACCATATAAGGTCGATATCATTTAAGACCAATAGTAGTAAACCAATTAAAAGTAGTATCCAATACAAAGGCTTTATTGTAAAATATTGTAAAGCCTTATTAATGAGGTTTTTTACCGTAGAATTCTTCCCTATTGCATTTGTGTCTTGTTGCCAAGGTTTCATTTTATAACTCCCAACATCATTGACCATTATTAAATCTAAACCTTTGTCTTTTCTGGTTAATCGATTATCGATAAGCATCATGCTACCAATACCTTGATTGTCTGCAATACCACCATCCATGATGCCAACACCATCAATAAAACGCTCTAAACCTTTTAGGTTTTTATAATCCACAGATTGATGATTTTCAAAATAATCATCAGGAAAAACCAAAGGTTCAAACCCAACAGGAAAACAAGAGGAAGACGCAATAACATCTCCTAATTTTATTTGATGGCTTAAATCCTTAACCACACTATTATTTAAAGGTTTATTACCAAAATCACCACTATTTTGAAAACGGTAGGTTAATCCAAATGAAAAATCTGTAGCATTAAAGCAAACTTGTTCTAGTTGTTTGATTTTACTTTCTTCAAAATATTCAAAACTACCGCTAAAAACAGGCATTTCTGCATATGTTAATGCAAATGCATTGATAAGCGAACGCTTTTTAGTTGTGTTTTCCCAAACGGCATCATCTTCAAGTTTTGAAATTGCCGTTTCTAGAAGTTTATCATTATCTGGAGTGAATGTATTGTAGAATGTTTTAAAAAAAGTTTTAAAATTATAATCATCTGCTTGAACAGCTTTTGCATAGGCAACAGCTAATAAGGTACCACCACTTACACTACTTAGGGCTTTTACTTTAGATAATAACGATTGACCATCATAAGCAATATTGTCTAGATATGAGACAATACCTAAAGCAAAAAAAGTAGCACGATAACCACCGCCACTAAAGCATAGTCCAATATTATTAAAAGGTTGAAATTTATCTGTTGTTTCCATATAGAGAATTTCATTTTATTAGAATATAAATAATCACTACCCAGAATAAAAATGGGTATCTCTTAAGGGAATTAATTGAATGTAATAGCTTCTTTAATAGGGGAATTTAAATGTACGAAACTTTTATGAAAGAAAAAGCTTACTATGAAGTAGGCTTTTGTGTAATCTATAAATAAAAATTAGCTTTAGGACTTAATTCTGATTTTTGGGTCAATAGTATATGGCCCAAAGACAACACCACCTCGCTCGATAGTAACTTCTAAGTCATATTTATATTCTATATCTGTTGGGTCATTATCTACAGCAAGAATAATAATTTGTGGCACACCATAATCTACAGATCCACTAGGATTATAATAATCCGTAGGCTCTCCATTAGGCACTACTAATTGTAAATTTGAATCAGCACTTAATAAATTATTATCAAATCCATTTTCGTTAATTTCTTCGTCAAAAACTACTAGAAAATCATAGATAAAAATATCCGTCGGTAATAACCCATCAGGTCTTCCTAAGAACAACCTTTCATTAACTTCTAATTCGGTAGTATAATTATCAGATACGACTCCGTTAAAAGTAACCAATGATGTAATATCAGTAAAGGCTGGTAAAGCAATTATAGCATCTACATCAAAACTGACTGCTGGTGTATCATCCTGAAGCTGTACAGAATCATCATCTCCACATGAAGATATAGAAATTGCTAAAATAAAAATAAAGAGAAATTTTAAATTTTTCATTTTGTAGCTTTTGGATTAATTGATTAAGAATGCTAATATAAAACATATTCTATTGGGAGATAAAAGATGTATAAATTATATAGTTAATTTTTATAATCAACAAAATACATTTCAACTTCACCTTTTCCTTTGACTTCTATTGCACCACGAGAGGTTAATTTAAACATATCATATTCCTTGAGTAGCTTAAAGGTGTCTTCACTAACGTTTACTCTACCTACAACACTAGAGCTTTCCATACGTGCAGCTATATTAACTGCATCTCCCCAAATATCGTACTGAAACTTTTTTGTACCAACCACACCTGCTACAACTGGTCCCGTATGGATACCAATTCTGATATCAAATTTTGCTAGATTGTGATTTAGATTTCGCTTTGTCTGTTTAACAAACTCTGCAATCTCTAAACCTGCTTGTGCAACCTTTGCTGCTTGATGGTCTATGTAGTGAGGTAAACCACCAGCACACATGTATGCATCACCAATTGTCTTTATTTTTTCGAGCTTATATTTTTCGATAATTTCATCGAATTTAGAAAAATAGTAATCAATACTTTTCACCAATTCTTCAGGAGTTAGTAATGATGCTTGAGATGTAAAGCTTTTGAAATCTGTAAATAAAACTGAAACATGGTCAAATTGTTTTGCCTTTACAGAGCCATATTCTTTAAGCTCTTCTGCAGTCTCATCAGGTAAAATATTGGTTAGTAATTCTTCGGAACGTTGTTTTTCATATTCAATAACACCTTTCTGCTTTTCAAGAATTTTACTTTGTTTGAGGAATTTAAAGGCTAAAAATCCGATGATTAATAACCCTATTGAAGCAACGATTATGACTATAAGTTGACGTCTTTTATCTTCTTCTAACTGTTTAGCTTCATCTTCAGAATCTTTTACTGCATTTTCAGTACGCATATTATTACGCTTTTGTAGTGTAGCTATATTATTAACGCTGTCTCTGTACTTGATGCCACTTTTATAATACGAATAAGCTTGTTTTAAGCTTCCTCTATATTCGTATAAATCAGATAATTTCAAATAGCTATTACTGATTTCATTCTTTAAACCATGAACTTTTGCCAAATCTAAACTTTGTGCTTCATAGTCTAATGCTTTTTTTATGTTTCCAGTATCTTTATAGATATCTGACATTGCAGATAAATACTCACAAACGGCGGAATAAGCACCATATTCTGATAAAATTTTTATAGCCTCATTTAGGTTTTTTTCTGCGTTCTCGTTATCGTCTTTTGCTGCATATATTAATCCAAAATTGCCCATGCTAAAAACAAGACCTATTTCATTGTCTATTTCTTCATAAATTTTTTTAGCTCTATTGTTGTAATGAAAAGCAGAATCAATTTCTCTAATTTTAAGAAATTCATCACCAAAATTATACAATGCAGCAGCAAGGCTTTCGGGTTTATCTATGGTTTCTAAAATCTTTAAACTCTCTCGATAATATTTAAATGAGGATTCATAATCTTCTATTATAGAATAAGTATCAGCAATAGCTAAATCTATTTCTGCTTCACGTCTTATAAATTTCTTATTGTTTTCTTTATTATCTTTTGCAATTTTTGAGGCATCAAAATAACTTTCTAAAGCTTTGGTTAAGTCGCCTTTTGCCTGATATGCATAACCCTTTTGCAAATAACCTGTCGATTCAAGCATTGTAGAGTCAAGTTCTTTTGCTAAAACGATGAGCTGCAAACTGTACTTTAATTGCTTATCGTAGTCTGTTTCTTCTACAACTATAAGGCCGAGTAACTCAAGCTCTCTAGTTTTGTCAAAATCTCCTGACTTTAATATATCTTCAATACTATCACTTATCTTTTGATTCTGCGAAAACCCTGATAATACAAAACAAGTAAAAAAGCCTATTAATAAATAGGCTCTTTTTATGGTCTTTATGTTTTTTAAAAAAATCAATTAATTAGTGATGAAGCTGAATTCTAATTTTCTGATTAATAATACGTTTATTAGTTAAATCAAAAATAAGATTTTTCTACAAAATGTAATTATTTATTACTTTTTAAAACAACGACTACCGGTGTTATTATCTATTGTAAAACTTAAGTTAACGAATACTATACAAAACATAATATCGTTTACTTTTGTGTAATAATTCTTAAAAACCCAATGAAATACATATTAGTTTTCATTTTTTTCATTTTATCCTTTAGTCTATCTTTCTCCCAGGTAACTTATGAAGACTCTTTAAGAATAGTCGTAGAACCTGATTTTAAAAATAGTTTTGCACAACAAGAAGTTATAATCCCAATAGTTATTCAAGATAGTGTATCAAAAAAAAGTTTTGATATAAAATCTGAGTTTTGGGACAATGTGAATTTTAACCCTTACAGAAACAAAATTGTTCAATTTCCAATTCAAGTTAGATTTAAAGATACTACTTATAACTCTCCAATCAAAAAGTCAAAAGTCATTACATCTCGTTATGGCTGGCGAAACGGAAGACCTCACCAAGGTATTGATATAGATTTAGTAACTGGTGATAGTGTTGTGAGCATACTTGATGGTATAGTGCGTTACGCAAGATATAGTCGTGGTCACGGTAAAGTTGTTGTAATCAGACATTATAATGGTCTAGAAACGGCTTATGCCCATTTATCTAAAATAGCTGTAAAACCAAATGACAGTGTTACTAAAGGTCAGTTTATTGGAAAAGGCGGAAATACTGGGCGTTCAACAGGTAGCCATTTACATCTAGTTACCAGTTACAAAGGACAATACATTCATCCTGAATACATTTTTGATTTTTCTGAAGAAAATAAAATCCGTGCAAAAGAATTTTGGATTACAAAAGAATGGACAAGAGCATCTTTCCATAGCTCACGTAAAAAGAGCAAGTTAGAACTGTATACTACTGAAAAAGAAGCTTTAGCAAGTTTAGTTGAAACTAAAAAAATATACATTGTAAGATCTGGTGATACACTTTCACGCATTTCTAAACGTAATAATGTATCTATCAGAGCAATTTGTAAGACCAATGCTATCCGAAAATCTTCTACTCTACGAGTTGGTCAAAAATTGGTGTTAGAATTATAGTTTTTGAATTCTAGTGTAAGTACACTAACTTCACAATTAAAAAATAACCCTAACATGCGTAATTTAGCACTCATCCTTTTTTCTTTAGTATTCATTTCTTGCAATTCCGATAAAACTGAAACCTCAGAACTTGACAGATGGCAAGAAATTGCCGATAACATCACTATAATTCGTGACAATTTTGGTGTACCACATATTTATGGTAAGACGGATGCCGAAGCAGTTTTTGGATTACTCTATGCGCAATGTGAAGACGATTTTAATCGTGTAGAGCAGAATTATATTTGGGCAACAGGTCGCTTGGCTGAAGTTGAAGGTGAGGATGCTATTTATAGTGATTTACGTGCAAAAATGTTTATGACTGAAGAAGAAGCCAAAGCTAACTATGCCAATAGTCCTGAATGGCTTAAAGAGCTTTGTAATGCTTTTGCAGATGGAATTAATTATTACTTACATACGCATCCAGAAGTAAAACCAAGATTACTCACAAAGTTTGAACCTTGGATGCCAATGTATTTTTCTGAAGGCTCTATAGGTGGCGATATAGAACGTGTTTCGACCGGAAGAATTAAAGCTTTTTATGAAGGTAAAGACATAAACCAATTTGTAGAAGAAAAAAACATTAAAGAGAAAGCTGAGTTAGAACCGGCTGGATCAAATGGTATTGCTATTCATGGAAAACTAACAGAATCAGGTAACCCAATACTTTTAATAAATCCGCATACATCTTTCTTTTTTAGAGGAGAAGTCCATGTCGTTAGTGAAGAAGGTCTTAACGCTTATGGTGCCGTTACTTGGGGTCAATTTTTTGTATACCAAGGCTTTAATGAAAAAACAGGCTGGATGCATACATCTACTTATACGGATGTTATTGACGAATTTGAAGAAGACTTAGTGAAAATTGACAATAAACTAATGTACCGTTATGGTGAAGAACTTCGAGAAGTTAAATCCTTAGAAGCAACTTTAAAATATTTAGATGGTGATAGTCTAAAGTCCAAAAAAGTTCCATTCTACAGAACGCATCATGGTCCATTAACACAAAGTAGAAATGGAAAATGGATTGCCACTGCAATGATGTGGGAACCTGTTAAAGCTTTAGAACAATCATATATCAGAACAAAACAAAACGGTTATAAGGGTTTTAGAGAAATGATGGATATTAAAACCAATTCTTCTAACAATACCGTTTATGCAGATGCAGAAGGTAATATTGGTTATTTCCACGGAAATTTTATACCAAAACGAGATACAAGTTTTAATTATCGTCAACCTGTAGATGGTAGTAATCCAAAAACTGACTGGCAAGGTTTACATGATGTCGAAGACCATATTACATTATTAAACCCAGAAAATGGATGGCTACAAAATTGTAATTCTACACCATTTACAGCTGCTGCAGAAAACAGTCCAAAAGCTGAAGACTATCCTAACTACATGTCATTAAATCGTGAGAATTATCGTGGTGTACACGCCATTGATTTACTATCTAAAGGAAAAGATTATACACTAGATTCTGTAATAGAAATGGCTCATGACCCATATTTACCAGCTTTTGAAGTTTTGATTCCAGGATTAGTTTTAGCTTATGATAAAGATGATAAGACTAAAGAACTAGGCGCTTCTATAGAAGAACTTAGAAATTGGGATTATAAAACCTCAAAAGAATCTGTAGCAATGACATTGGCACATTATTATGGAATGAATGTAATGCGGAACGGCAAGCGTCCTAGTCCAATGAATTCTATGGAGTTATTCGAATATTTTGGAAACGAAACATCACCAAATGAAGAAAAATTGGAACTTTTTAAAAATACACTCACCTATTTAACCGAAAACTTTGGTACGTGGAATTTACCTTGGGGAGAAGTCAACCGATACCAAAGACTAAATAGTGATATTCGTCAAAAATTCGATGATAATAAACCAAGTATTCCTGTAGATTTTGCTTCAGGTCGATGGGGTGCTTTAGCGGCATATGGTGTTAGTTATACCAACCCAGAAGCCAAAAAGATTTATGGTACTCGCGGCAATAGTTTTGTAGCAGTAGTTGAGTTTGGAAAAAAGGTTAAAGCAAAGTCTATGTTAGCTGGCGGTCAAAGTAGTGATATTAGTTCTCCTCATTTTAATGACCAAGCACAGCGATATGCAAATATACAATTTAAGGACGTTCCTTACTACAAAGAAGATGTTTTAAAAGTAGCCAAAGAAACTTATTTTCCTGGAAAACGAGAATAGCTAGTTGGCTTTAGAATCGTTATCAAGTGGTTTGATATTTCCATTATAAGATATAGTTTGCCTGTTTGTGCTATTTACGGTTAAAGTAGCACTTCCTCCAGAAATAATTCTGTATGCAAACTTTAAATAATCATTTTCAGTTTTAGCTCCAAATTTGATCATTATGACTTTCTTATTGTCATTAATATTAACTCTGTAATTGGTAATATCGCCTTGATACTTTATACCACCTTGGTTATTAATACGTTTTGGAAAAAATACACGTCCAAAATACGGTAGAAACAAATCTGCCTTTTTATCATTGATATTGACAAAATTTTCGTTGCTAGAAACATCCACTCTACCACCTTGAAAAATGGCTGCACCACCAGGAATATTCTGTCCAATATTTGCAACCTCATTACCTAAAGGATTTGCCCAACGTGCCTCAAACATATATTTACCGCTATCAATTAATTCCTTTTTAGAGTTATATTCCTCTTTTAATCGTTCTTTTTTAGCTTGCTTTCGCTCTGCTCTACTTTGTGAAAAACCAAAATTCGAGAATAAAACAACTAATAAGGATAGAATGATTAACTTTTTCATGGCAGATGCTTTTTATAAATTTACGACAAAATCTAAGCCAAAGACTTGTTTTTAAATAGTTTAACACAACTATTATTACAAAGTCATTTCTCTAAAAGTAATTCCTAGTGCTTTTTGGGTATCGATAATTTTTTGCATTTCACCAGGTATAATTAATGCTATGGATTGACCTGTTTTACCTGCGCGAGCTGTACGACCACTTCTGTGTGTATAGTATTCTAATTGTTCTGGTAATTGATGATGGATAACAAATGCTAGATTGTTTACATCAATACCACGAGCTGAAACATCTGTTGATACAAGGAATTGTAAACTTTCATTTTTAAATGCACGCATCACCTTATCACGTTCTTTTTGTTGCATATCACCTTCAAGTGCATCAACAGAAAAGCCTTCATTTTTAAGCTCTTGAGCTAATTTTTTAGTACCAGCTTTAGTTCTACAAAAAATCACACCTCTATCATTTGGGTGTTTATCTAAAAGCTTTCCTATAACTAAGGTTTTATTTGGAATAGACGTATTTATAAAATGATGCGAAATGTTTTCATTAACTAAAGAATTCTTATCAATTTCAATGCGTACTGCGTCATGTGACATGTACGTTTTTACCATTTTTTGAATTTCATTTGGCATTGTTGCCGAAAACAACCAAGTTTTTCTAGACTCTGTATTATACTTTAAAATTTTACTTAAGTCTTCTTTAAAACCCATACTAAGCATCTCATCAGCTTCGTCTAAAACTAAAGTTTTTACTTGACTAATATTGACTGCACCACGTTCTACCAAATCTAATAAACGTCCTGGTGTTGCAACAACAATATGTGTTGTGCGTGTTAAGTTCTTTATCTGTCTGTCCATTTTTTCGCCACCGTAAACACCTTCAACAAATATTTTATGGTCTATGTATTTTGTAAACTTAAAAAGCTGCTTCTTTATTTGCTGAACTAACTCTCTTGTAGGAGCTATAATCAAAGCTTGCACATTATCATTTTGAGAATCAATCGCATTTAAAACTGGTAAGCCAAAGGCAGCAGTTTTTCCAGTACCCGTTTGTGCTAATCCTATTAAATCTGTCTTGGATTCTAATAATACAGGAATAACTTCTTGTTGAATTTTTGTGGGATGCTTTATTCCCAATTCCTTTAATCCTTTTACGTATGCTTTTGATATGCCGAGTTCTAAAAATGTTGCCATTGCTTATTAATTTGCCGCAAAGGTAAACTTATTTAGGTCTATCACTTTAATTATTAATGCATCTTTGTATTTTTAAATCTTAATGGAAAGCAATACCCAGTTTCAGTATAATGGTTTTTTAAAAACACCAAATCTTTGGT
This DNA window, taken from Winogradskyella sp. PC-19, encodes the following:
- a CDS encoding type IX secretion system membrane protein PorP/SprF; amino-acid sequence: MKKTILYLLLTFAAYSHAQELNLPVFTQYLADNEFVISPTFAGIGDNMRIRANGLTQWVGIKGAPDNQALYADFRISNRSGIGVSAYNDKNGNTRQKGVKFSFAHHLTLDYTSKQYLSFGISYNINSFRIDIENFQPTPDIPIVDPSIIDDRAQSNNNFDVGLLYRNKNFYFSFNANNLLEKDVNPFLGVEPNSLLNFQAYTGLIMGSKNNNRVEYEPSVFYQRFNSDGRSSTDINFKYRKFTNREGDYYWLGGSYRFLNDQIGKPLNIGPMAGIMMNNFYFAYSYQITVNDLAAYNSGTHAITIGIDFLQNASNCACTTGARKYWKYR
- a CDS encoding patatin-like phospholipase family protein, producing METTDKFQPFNNIGLCFSGGGYRATFFALGIVSYLDNIAYDGQSLLSKVKALSSVSGGTLLAVAYAKAVQADDYNFKTFFKTFYNTFTPDNDKLLETAISKLEDDAVWENTTKKRSLINAFALTYAEMPVFSGSFEYFEESKIKQLEQVCFNATDFSFGLTYRFQNSGDFGNKPLNNSVVKDLSHQIKLGDVIASSSCFPVGFEPLVFPDDYFENHQSVDYKNLKGLERFIDGVGIMDGGIADNQGIGSMMLIDNRLTRKDKGLDLIMVNDVGSYKMKPWQQDTNAIGKNSTVKNLINKALQYFTIKPLYWILLLIGLLLLVLNDIDLIWSKSYTSLNIIGGAIFGVGLLLTVFGLVASVIKTSVLGRIKRLFKKNVPEPLLDDILTFQKLDISLVQRMLTDRLTSAMTMINDVFLKQMRRLNYDLFYSKSSLNNRRITTTVYKLNGQETPYSKNTTNSKIPKASKSLESVCLTASETPTTLWWDKTDIAKNRMETLIACGQFTACYELMDYILELKKGENSIIEDFTEIDKLYKTLKKDWKAFNDKPLWLVDELK
- a CDS encoding adenylate/guanylate cyclase domain-containing protein produces the protein MIFLKNIKTIKRAYLLIGFFTCFVLSGFSQNQKISDSIEDILKSGDFDKTRELELLGLIVVEETDYDKQLKYSLQLIVLAKELDSTMLESTGYLQKGYAYQAKGDLTKALESYFDASKIAKDNKENNKKFIRREAEIDLAIADTYSIIEDYESSFKYYRESLKILETIDKPESLAAALYNFGDEFLKIREIDSAFHYNNRAKKIYEEIDNEIGLVFSMGNFGLIYAAKDDNENAEKNLNEAIKILSEYGAYSAVCEYLSAMSDIYKDTGNIKKALDYEAQSLDLAKVHGLKNEISNSYLKLSDLYEYRGSLKQAYSYYKSGIKYRDSVNNIATLQKRNNMRTENAVKDSEDEAKQLEEDKRRQLIVIIVASIGLLIIGFLAFKFLKQSKILEKQKGVIEYEKQRSEELLTNILPDETAEELKEYGSVKAKQFDHVSVLFTDFKSFTSQASLLTPEELVKSIDYYFSKFDEIIEKYKLEKIKTIGDAYMCAGGLPHYIDHQAAKVAQAGLEIAEFVKQTKRNLNHNLAKFDIRIGIHTGPVVAGVVGTKKFQYDIWGDAVNIAARMESSSVVGRVNVSEDTFKLLKEYDMFKLTSRGAIEVKGKGEVEMYFVDYKN
- a CDS encoding peptidoglycan DD-metalloendopeptidase family protein, whose protein sequence is MKYILVFIFFILSFSLSFSQVTYEDSLRIVVEPDFKNSFAQQEVIIPIVIQDSVSKKSFDIKSEFWDNVNFNPYRNKIVQFPIQVRFKDTTYNSPIKKSKVITSRYGWRNGRPHQGIDIDLVTGDSVVSILDGIVRYARYSRGHGKVVVIRHYNGLETAYAHLSKIAVKPNDSVTKGQFIGKGGNTGRSTGSHLHLVTSYKGQYIHPEYIFDFSEENKIRAKEFWITKEWTRASFHSSRKKSKLELYTTEKEALASLVETKKIYIVRSGDTLSRISKRNNVSIRAICKTNAIRKSSTLRVGQKLVLEL
- a CDS encoding acylase, coding for MRNLALILFSLVFISCNSDKTETSELDRWQEIADNITIIRDNFGVPHIYGKTDAEAVFGLLYAQCEDDFNRVEQNYIWATGRLAEVEGEDAIYSDLRAKMFMTEEEAKANYANSPEWLKELCNAFADGINYYLHTHPEVKPRLLTKFEPWMPMYFSEGSIGGDIERVSTGRIKAFYEGKDINQFVEEKNIKEKAELEPAGSNGIAIHGKLTESGNPILLINPHTSFFFRGEVHVVSEEGLNAYGAVTWGQFFVYQGFNEKTGWMHTSTYTDVIDEFEEDLVKIDNKLMYRYGEELREVKSLEATLKYLDGDSLKSKKVPFYRTHHGPLTQSRNGKWIATAMMWEPVKALEQSYIRTKQNGYKGFREMMDIKTNSSNNTVYADAEGNIGYFHGNFIPKRDTSFNYRQPVDGSNPKTDWQGLHDVEDHITLLNPENGWLQNCNSTPFTAAAENSPKAEDYPNYMSLNRENYRGVHAIDLLSKGKDYTLDSVIEMAHDPYLPAFEVLIPGLVLAYDKDDKTKELGASIEELRNWDYKTSKESVAMTLAHYYGMNVMRNGKRPSPMNSMELFEYFGNETSPNEEKLELFKNTLTYLTENFGTWNLPWGEVNRYQRLNSDIRQKFDDNKPSIPVDFASGRWGALAAYGVSYTNPEAKKIYGTRGNSFVAVVEFGKKVKAKSMLAGGQSSDISSPHFNDQAQRYANIQFKDVPYYKEDVLKVAKETYFPGKRE
- a CDS encoding DUF4251 domain-containing protein; amino-acid sequence: MKKLIILSLLVVLFSNFGFSQSRAERKQAKKERLKEEYNSKKELIDSGKYMFEARWANPLGNEVANIGQNIPGGAAIFQGGRVDVSSNENFVNINDKKADLFLPYFGRVFFPKRINNQGGIKYQGDITNYRVNINDNKKVIMIKFGAKTENDYLKFAYRIISGGSATLTVNSTNRQTISYNGNIKPLDNDSKAN
- a CDS encoding DEAD/DEAH box helicase, which produces MATFLELGISKAYVKGLKELGIKHPTKIQQEVIPVLLESKTDLIGLAQTGTGKTAAFGLPVLNAIDSQNDNVQALIIAPTRELVQQIKKQLFKFTKYIDHKIFVEGVYGGEKMDRQIKNLTRTTHIVVATPGRLLDLVERGAVNISQVKTLVLDEADEMLSMGFKEDLSKILKYNTESRKTWLFSATMPNEIQKMVKTYMSHDAVRIEIDKNSLVNENISHHFINTSIPNKTLVIGKLLDKHPNDRGVIFCRTKAGTKKLAQELKNEGFSVDALEGDMQQKERDKVMRAFKNESLQFLVSTDVSARGIDVNNLAFVIHHQLPEQLEYYTHRSGRTARAGKTGQSIALIIPGEMQKIIDTQKALGITFREMTL